The genomic window AAGATAATCAGTCCGCCGTGACTATCCATGTGTTGCAGGGGGAACGTAAGCGCTCCGGCGATAATAAATCGCTGGGCCAGTTCAACCTGGACGGCATTTCGCCGGCCATGCGCGGCACGCCGCAGATTGAAGTGACGTTCGATATCGACGCCGACGGCATTCTGCACGTCTCCGCCAAGGACAAGAACAGCGGCCGGGAACAGAAGATTACCATCAAGGCCTCCTCCGGTTTGAACGAAGAGGAAATCCAGAAGATGGTGCAGGAAGCGGAAGCGAACGCCGAATCCGACCGCAAGTTTGAAGCGCTGGTGCAGACCCGTAACCAGGCCGACCATTTGCTGCACAGCACCCGTAAGCAGTTGGAAGACGCGGGTGACAAACTGCCGGCTGATGACAAGACCGCCATTGAGGACGCGTTGAAAAATCTGGATACTGTCCTGAAAGGCGAGGATAAGGCCGATATCGAAGCGAAAATGCAGGCGCTTATTCAGGTGTCCGGCAAACTGCTCGAAGTGGCTCAGCAGCAGGCTCAGGCGGCGGGCGACGGCGGCGCGGACGGTAGCGCCAAGGCGGACGATGATGTTGTCGACGCCGAGTTTGAAGAAGTTAAAGATAAAAAATAATCGCCCTAAACGGGCACGGCGGCGGGGTAGCTTACACCGCCGCTGCGGGCAACAGGCACGGGCGTCGGGGAAACTCTGCGCCCGTGCAAGCATGTTGAGGGCAGGAAGAGACAACGATGGCGAAATCAGACTACTACGAGATTTTGGGCGTTTCCCGGGATGCGGAGGAGCGTGAAATCAAAAAGGCCTATAAACGCCAGGCGATGAAATTCCACCCGGATCGCAACCGAGGGAATGCCGAAGCCGAAGCGAAATTCAAAGAGATTAAAGAAGCCTATGAAGTGCTGACTGACGCGCAAAAGCGTGCCGCCTACGATCAGTATGGTCATGCGGCCTTTGAACAGGGCGGCATGGGCGGCGGCGGGGCCAGCGGCGCGGATTTCAGCGATATCTTTGGCGATGTGTTTGGCGATATTTTTGGCGGCGGCCGGCGTCAGCGCGTCAGCCGGGGCGCGGATTTACGCTATAACATGGAGCTTTCCCTTGAGGAAGCAGTGCGTGGCGTGACACGCGAAATCCGCATTCCGACGCTTGAAGAGTGCGATGTCTGCCACGGCAGCGGCGCGAAGCCGGGGACGTCGGCAGTCACCTGTCCGACCTGCCACGGCCAGGGCCAGGTTCAGATGCGTCAGGGCTTCTTCGCGATTCAGCAGACGTGTCCTACCTGTCAGGGACAGGGCAAAATCATCAAAGATCCCTGCACCAAGTGCCACGGCCATGGTCGGGTAGAGAAATCCAAGACGCTGTCGGTGAAGATCCCGGCCGGCGTGGATACCGGCGATCGCATCCGTTTGTCGGGCGAAGGGGAAGTGGGGGAGCATGGGGCGGCCGCAGGCGATCTGTATGTACAGGTCCAGGTGTGCAAACACCCTATCTTTGAACGCGAAGAAAACAACCTGTACTGTGAAGTGCCGATCAACTTTGCCATGGCAGCGCTGGGCGGCGAGATCGAAGTGCCGACGCTCGACGGGCGGGTGAAGCTGAAAGTGCCGGCGGAAACGCAGACCGGTAAACTCTTCCGCATGCGTGGCAAAGGCGTGAAATCGGTGCGCGGCGGATCGCAAGGGGATCTGCTGTGTCGCGTGGTGGTGGAAACACCCGTGAAACTCAACGAGCGCCAAAAACAGCTGCTGCGGGAGCTGGAAGAGAGCTTTGGAGGGCCGAGCGGCGATCAGAACAGTCCGCGTTCGAAAAGCTTCCTCGATGGCGTGAAAAAATTCTTCGATGATTTAACCCGTTAGTCGGGTCCGCGCACGCTTCACCTCTCCCCGGCGCCTCCGCCGGGGTTTTTTGCTGCGCCTGCGGCGCCGTAAGCGCTTTTTCGTCGGTTCCGGGGGCGGTTTTCATTTACCCCTACCGCGTCCTGTTGCACAATATTCCCCTGCCCGCAACGAGTGAGGAAACACTATGATAGCTGCGTCTTTACGCCGCATGATTACCCACCCGGCCGCTGGTGGCGTATTGCTTTTCGCCGCCGCGCTTGCCGCTATCGTGATGGCCAATACCGACGCCCGCGCGCTGTACAACGCCATCATTTACTTTCCGGCACAATCCGCTAGCGCGACGCCTTCGCACTTGTCATTGCTGGTGCTGGTCAACGATGGCTTGATGGCGGTGTTTTTCCTGGCCGTCGGTTTGGAAGTCAAATACGAACTGCTGCAGGGTGCGCTCAATAGCCGCGTGCGGGCGGCCTTTCCCGCTATTGCCGCGCTGGGTGGCATGGTGGCACCGGCGGTGATTTACAGTCTGATGACCGCCGGGACGCCAGCATTGCGCGCCGGATGGGCGATTCCGGCCGCCACCGATATTGCCTTTGCCGTCGGCGTATTGGCCTTGCTGGGGACGCGGGTGCCGGTCAGCCTGAAAGTTTTCATGCTGGCGCTGGCGATTATTGATGATCTGGGTGCGATAGTGATTATCGCGTTGTTTTATAACACTGCACTGGAGCCACTGGCGCTGGCCGCGGCGGGTGCCGTGATTGGAATCATGGCGCTGATGAATCGCGCCAATGTTCGTTTTCTATCGCTATACCTGCTGTTGGGGGCGGTATTGTGGGGCTGTATTCTGCTTTCGGGTATCCATGCGACGCTCGCCGGCGTAGTGGTCGGGGGGCTTATCCCGCTCACGCTGCCCTCCACCGAAGTCTCCCCGGCGCGTGCGTTGGAGCACTGGTTGCAGCCCTGGGTGGTGTATCTGATCCTGCCCCTGTTCGCCTTCGCTAACGCGGGGATTTCGCTGCAAGGTGTGGCGCCCGGGCATTTGATCTCCTTCTTACCGCTGGGGATCGCTGCCGGGTTGGTGGTCGGTAAACCGCTGGGGATAGTATTGTTTACCGCCGTGGCGGTGAAACTCAGACTGGCCAGGTTGCCCGCCGGCATTGCTTTCCGCCACATTGCCGCGGCGGCCATGCTGTGCGGCATCGGCTTCACCATGTCGATTTTTATCGCCAATCTGGCGTTTGGGCATGATGACCCGGAAACGATTGTGCTGGCGAAAGTCGGCATTTTATCCGGTTCGGTGATTGCGGCGCTGCTGGGTTACCTGCTGCTGCGCGCTATCCTGCCGCAGCCGCAGGGTAGCGGGTCAGTGCCGGTCGGGGGTTAACGGATGAAGGCAATACGCGGGCCTAGCTAGCAAATGGGGGGAAAGTATGCGAATTTGGCCGGTGCGCTTTCCCCCACAGCCGGCCTTGGCCGGTTTGCAGGCATAAAAAAACCGGCCAGAGCCGGTTTCTCAAAAGCACAACGCGACAGCAATTACTGCATGGCGTTGATTTGCGCAGTCAGGTTTGATTTATGACGTGCTGCTTTGTTTTTGTGGATCAACCCTTTGCTGGCCTGACGGTCAACAATCGGTTGCATGGCAGAAAACGCATTCTGCGCAGCTTCTTTATCGCCGGCGGCGATAGCAGCGTAAACCTTCTTCACAAAGGTGCGCATCATGGAGCGACGGCTTGCATTATGCTGACGACGCTTCTCAGACTGTACGGCGCGTTTCTTAGCTGATTTGATATTAGCCAAGGTCCAACTCCCAAACTTGTTCTATGAAACAATTCAAAGGCCGAGGAATATGCCCGTTCGGTCTTCTTTTGTCAATGGATTTGTGCAAATAAGCGCCGCTGAAATGTGCGACGCCTGTTACAAATGTGATGGCGCAGGATTCTACCAGTTTCTGCCGGCGGAATACAGTGCTTAAGGCGAAAAAAGCGATTACCGGTGTACGGACGCCCATTGCCCGCCGGCAACGCGCCAGCATAAGCTGCGTGAAAATAGCGCAGGGGCGAAATAAGCGTGGCTTTCTCTTCGCGCGATGCCAAAGATTGGAATCGCGGGTTAACCTTAACCGCTGTACAAGGTATAATCCGCCGATTTCCACTGTTTTAGGTGTCTTGAGCCTGCTATGGAGCTTATTCGCGGCATACATAATTTACAGCCACGTCACCATGGGTGCGTGCTGACCATCGGCAATTTTGACGGCTTTCACCGCGGACACCAGGCTCTTATTGCAGAGTTGCAGGCTGAGGGCCGCCGCCGCGGTTTGCCGGTGATGGTGATGATCTTTGAGCCTCAGCCGCAGGAGCATTTCGCCGGCGATGCCGCGCCGGCGCGGTTGACCCGGCTGCGGGACAAAGTGAAATACCTGGCGGCCGCCGGCGTGGACGCGACGGTGTGCGTCACCTTCGACAAGCGTTTTGCGGCGCTAAGTGCACGCGCGTTTGTGACCGATCTGCTGGTAAAAAAATTGGGCGTGCGCTTCATCGGCGTTGGCGACGATTTCCGCTTTGGCGCCTGGCGTCAGGGAGATTTCGCCCTGCTTCAGCAGGCGGGGAAGGAGGCCGGGTTTGAGGTAATGAGCACCGTGACCTACACCGAAGGCGGCCGGCGCATCAGCAGCACCGCCGTCCGTGAGACGCTGGCGCAGGATCGGCTGTCGGAGGCGGAAATGCTGTTAGGGCATCCGTACCGTCTCTCCGGCCGCGTGGTGCACGGCGACGCGCTGGGGCAGACCATCGGCTTCCCGACCGCCAACGTGTCGCTCAAAGGGCGACAGGCGCCGATAAACGGCGTGTATGCGGTAGAGGTCCACGGCCTTGCCGAGCGGCCTTTGCCTGGCGTCGCGAACATCGGCACCCGGCCCACGGTGGCCGGTTTGCGCCAGCGGCTGGAAGTGCATTTGCTGGATGTGGACAAAAATCTGTACGGTCGCCATATCGAAGTGGTGATACGTGCGAAAGTGCGCAACGAACAACGGTTTGCCTCGCTAGACGATCTAAAGCGGCAAATCGCGAATGATGTGGTGAGTGCCCGCGACTATTTCGGACTGGCGACACCCCAATAATGCTCAAACCGATAACGGAACCGAGAATCGAATGACTGATTACAAAAATACCCTGAATTTGCCGGACACAGGGTTTCCCATGCGCGGCGATTTAGCCAAGCGTGAGCCTGGCATGCTAGAGCGTTGGTATGAACAGGATCTGTACGGGATTATTTGTCAGGCCAGGAAGGGCAAAAAGACCTTCATACTGCACGACGGCCCGCCATATGCGAACGGCAGCATTCATATCGGTCATTCGGTCAATAAAATTCTCAAAGATATTATTATCAAATCCAAAGGTTTGATGGGCTATGACTCGCCCTATGTGCCGGGCTGGGACTGCCATGGCCTGCCGATTGAACTGAAGGTGGAGCAACTCATCGGTAAGCCGGGGGAGAAGGTCAGCGCCGCGGAATTCCGCACCGCCTGCCGTCGTTACGCCGCCGAACAGGTGGAAGGGCAGAAAAAGGATTTCATCCGCCTGGGCGTGCTCGGTGACTGGGAACATCCTTACCTGACGATGAACTTTGCCACCGAAGCGAATATCATCCGCGCGCTGGGCAAGATTATCGCCAACGGCCACCTGCATAAAGGTGCCAAGCCGGTGCATTGGTGCATCGACTGCCGCTCCGCGCTGGCGGAGGCGGAAGTGGAGTATTACGACCGTACTTCGCCGTCCATCGACGTCGCTTTCGCGGCCGATGATGTCCGCGCGGTCGCCGCCAAGTTCGGCGCCGCAGACTTCGCTGGCCAGATCTCCCTGATCATCTGGACCACCACGCCGTGGACTCTGCCGGCCAACCGCGCTATCGCTGTCCACCCCGACTTCGACTATCAATTGGTTGAGGTGGAAGGGCAAGGCTATATTCTGGCCGCCGATCTGGTGGACAGTGTGATGGCGCGCGCCGGCATTACGTGCTGGACGGTGCTCGGTAGCGCCAAAGGTAGCGCGCTGGAGCTGCTGCGATTCCGCCATCCCTTTATGGGCTTCGATGTGCCGGCCATCCTCGGCCAGCACGTGACGCTGGACGCGGGTACCGGCGCGGTGCATACCGCCCCCGGCCATGGCCCAGATGACTATGTCATCGGTCAGCAATACGGCCTGGAAGTCGCCAATCCGGTCGGCCCCGATGGCTGCTATCTGCCGGGTACCCTACCTGCATTGGATGGCTTGCAGGTCTTTAAAGCCAATGACGTGGTCATCAATCTGCTGTGCGACAGCGGCGCCCTGCTGCACGTGGAAAAGCTACAGCACAGCTATCCGCACTGCTGGCGCCATAAAACGTCGATTATCTTTCGCGCCACGCCTCAGTGGTTCGTCAGCATGGATCAGCGCGGTCTGCGCAAACAGTCGCTGGCGGAGATCAAGGACGTGCAGTGGATCCCCGGCTGGGGCCAGGCGCGCATCGAAACCATGGTCGCCAACCGTCCCGACTGGTGCATTTCGCGTCAGCGCACCTGGGGCGTGCCGATGGCGCTGTTTGTGCATAACGAGACCGAAGCGCTGCATCCGCGCACTATCGAACTGATGGAATCCGTGGCGCAACGGGTCGAGCAGGACGGCATTCAGGCCTGGTGGGATTTGGATCCGGCCGAGATCCTGGGTGACGATGCCGCTCATTATCACAAAGTGCCGGATACGCTCGATGTCTGGTTCGACTCCGGCTCTACCCACTCCTCCATAGTGGCGGTGCGGCCGGAATTTGAAGGCCATGCGCCCGATATGTACCTGGAAGGGTCCGACCAGCATCGCGGCTGGTTCATGTCATCGCTGATGATCTCCACCGCCATGCACGGCAAGGCGCCGTATCGTCAGGTGCTGACCCACGGCTTTACCGTCGATGGGCAGGGCCGGAAGATGTCCAAATCGGTGGGCAACGTGGTCAGCCCGCAGCAGGTCATGGACAAGCTGGGCGCGGATATCCTGCGCCTCTGGGTGGCCTCTACCGATTATACCGGCGAGATGGCGGTGTCCGATGAGATCCTCAAGCGCTCCGCCGACGCCTATCGCCGCATCCGCAACACCGCGCGTTTCCTGCTGGCCAACCTGAACGGTTTTGATCCGGCGCGCCACAGCGTCAGCCCGGAGCAGATGGTGGTGCTGGATCGCTGGGCGGTGGGTCGCGCGCAAGCGGCGCAGGCGGAGATTGTCGCCGCTTACGACAGCTATGATTTCCATAATGTCGTGCAGCGTATGATGCAGTTTTGTTCCGTCGAGATGGGCTCTTTTTACCTGGATATCATCAAGGACCGTCAGTACACCACCAAAGCGGACAGTATTGCCCGCCGCAGCTGCCAGACCGCGCTGTATCATATCATTGAAGCCCTGGTACGCTGGATGGCGCCCATCATGTCGTTTACCGCCGATGAAATCTGGGGCTTTATGCCGGGGGAACGGGCGCAGTATGTCTTCACTGAAGAGTGGTACGATGGCCTGTTCGGACTGGACGCCGCCCAACCGTTGAACGATGCTTATTGGCAAATTCTGTTGCAGGTGCGCAGCGAGACCAACAAAGTTATCGAGCAGGCGCGGGCGGACAAGCGCATTGGCGGCTCACTGGAAGCCCGCGTCACGCTGTATGCGGAGCCTGATCTTGCCGCTTCGCTGCGCGAGCTTGGCGATGAACTCTACTTTACGCTGCTCACCTCCAACGCGGTAGTCGCGGATTATGCCGACGCCGGCGATGACGCGGTGCAGTGTGAAGGGCTCAAGGGGCTGAAAATTGCCCTGGCGAAAGCCGAAGGGGAAAAATGTCCGCGCTGCTGGCATTATGAGACGGATATCGGCCAGCATGCCGATCATCCGGAAATCTGTGGTCGCTGCGTCACGAATGTGGCCGGCCCGGGCGAAGAGCGTAAGTTTGTCTGATGAATAGAACGATAATGTCCACGGGACTGCGCTGGCTTTGGCTGGCGCTGGTGGTCCTGGCGCTGGATCTCGGCAGCAAGCAGTGGGTCATGACGCATTTCTGGCTAGGTGAGTCGGTGCCGGTGATCCCGTTTATCAATTTTACCTACGCCCATAACCCGGGCGCCGCCTTTAGTTTTCTGGCGGACATAGGAGGATGGCAACGCTGGGCGTTTTCCGCGATTGCAGTGGTGATCGCGGTGGTGTTGCTGGTCATGATGTATCGTTCGGACAAGCGTGCCAGGTTGTCTAACGCCGCCTACGCGATGATTATCGGCGGCGCGCTGGGCAACCTGTTTGACCGGATGGTGCACGGCGTCGTGATCGATTTTATCGATTTTTATGTCGGCAACTGGCATTGGCCGACGTTCAACGTGGCGGATGTGGGCATCTGCATCGGCGCCGTATTGATTGTGCTGGAGGGTTTTTGCCGCCCCGCCGGTAAAACCGCCAGTCAGAAAGGGTGAAGTAATGACGACTCACGTTGTACAACCGGACAGCTCGGTATTGCTGCATTTTGATGTTAAACTAGCGGACGGGCAGTTGGCCGATTCCACCCGGCGCGAGAACAAACTGGCGCTCTTCCGGCTTGGGGACGGCAGCCTGTCCACCGAGTTGGAACAGGCGCTGCTTGGCCTGCATCTGGGAGACAGGAAAACCTTCTCACTGGCGCCGGAGGCGGCGTTTGGTCCATCCAATCCCGATCTGATTCAGTTTTATTCGCGCCGCAATTTTATCGAGACCGGGGTGCCGGAGGTGGGCACCATTATGCTCTTCACCGGTATCAACGGTAGCGAAATGCCGGGGCTTATCAGCGATGTGGCCGAAGACTCCATCACCATCGATTTTAATCATCCGCTTGCCGGTAAAGTGGTGTGGTTCGACATTGAAGTGCTGGCGATTGACTCGCAACAGGAGGCGACCGATGCGCATACTGCTGGCTAATCCACGCGGATTTTGCGCCGGCGTAGACCGGGCAATCAGTATCGTGGAGCGCGCGCTGGAAATTTACGGTGCGCCCATCTATGTGCGCCATGAAGTCGTGCATAACCGCTACGTCGTCGATACGCTGCGCCAGCGGGGCGCGATTTTTATTGAGCAAATCACGGAAGTACCTGATGGTTCAATCCTGATTTTCTCTGCCCACGGCGTTTCTCAGGCGGTACGGGCAGAGGCGCGCAGCCGCGATTTGACCGTGTTTGACGCCACCTGCCCGCTGGTGACCAAAGTGCATATGGAAGTGGCCCGCGCCAGCCGCAAAGGCACCGAGGCCATCCTCATTGGCCATACCGGTCATCCTGAAGTTGAAGGCACCATGGGGCAATACAATAACCCCGCCGGCGGCATGTATCTGGTTGAATCACCTGAGGATGTTTGGCAGCTTGAGGTCAAAAACGTCGATAACCTGTGTTTTATGACGCAAACCACGCTGTCGGTGGATGATACTTCAGATGTCATCGACGCGCTGCGCGCGCGGTTTCCCGCCATCATTGGACCGCGCAAGGACGATATTTGCTATGCCACCACCAACCGTCAGGAAGCGGTACGCAGTCTTGCCGCCGATGCCGATGTGGTGCTGGTCGTTGGTTCAAAAAACTCTTCCAACTCCAACCGGCTGTCGGAACTGGCCCAGCGGGTCGGCAAGCCGGCCTATCTGATTGACAGCGCCGGCGACATCCAGGAAAGCTGGCTCCAGGGGACGCAAACTATCGGCGTTACCGCCGGCGCGTCGGCGCCGGATATACTGGTACAGCAGGTGATCGAACGCCTGCGCTTGTTGGGTGCCGAAGGGGCTAAAGAGCTCATCGGCCGGGAGGAGAATATCGTGTTCGAGGTACCGAAAGAGCTGCGCCTGGAAGTGAAAACGGTGGAATAACACCCACCCTCGTCGCTCCTTTCTCCTTTACCCTGGTCGGCGGTGCAGACCGCTGGCGAGGCTTAATCGAACCGGAATCGATACGTTGGCGCGCCGGGGGCAGTAAGTTGCTTACGCGCCGAGGTAATGTACAAGGGTCGTGCCGTCAGGACCGCCGAAAGCGCAGCAGCTGGGCTGTATGACCGGTAGCGGCACATGTTCTGCCAGCGTCAGCGTCCCCTGACGAATACGGTAGCGGCTCAGGCAACCGTGGCCGAAGCGGGCGGTAATCAGCTCCCCCTCGCGGCTGAGCGCCGAACCGTCAGGCGTCATATCATCGGCGGGGTGCCTGCGCATTTCCTGCGGCAGAATTCCCAGGCCGCTGGCCGAGAAGAACAATCGTTCCGCGCTATCAGCGAACTAGACGCGATCTTCATGCCAGGCGAGCTTGTTGGGAATGGTCATCGCGCCCTCCATCTTCACCGGCCGGGTATCGCCCGGGGAGAAACGATACCAGCCGCCGAGCGGCGCTGACTCGTTAACGTCCATGGTGCTGAACCACAGGAATCGGTCAGGAGCGATAGCGGCCTCGTTCGGTCGGGTACCCTGCCGCGTCCAGCGGGTAGGGGCACAGAGTTGTCGGTTGCGCCTCATGATCGTCCCATTGATACAGCAGGATGCCCTGGTCGCTCACCAGTAGAAACTATTCATGGCGCTCGTTCAATAGTGCGGCGCTGAACAAGGTTGCGAACGGACGCTGCTCGATGACATCCCTCGTCGGCCAATAGCGCAGCAGGCGCTGCTGCTCAATATTTACCCACAGCAGGGACGGGCTGTGATTGCACCAGACCGGGGATTCACCCAACTGAGCGCGGTAAGGGCCCACCGGACGCACTGGGCCGTTGAAAAACGTTTCCATCCTGACCTCTTCTTCGTTTGCTTCCCGATAAGCCCTAAGTGTAGCGGTTTTGTTCCGGGGAAAAGCGCATCAACGTGGCTGAGGTGAATAATTATTCAAAGTGCGCGGCACCGTGCAAAAAAGTCGATTGCCAGCATTGTTGCTTATCAGCTGCGCGCCCTATCGCGAATTCATTATCGCAACGGATTTTTGCTGGCGGCGATGCACGGGCGCGGTTAACCTGAGGATAAATGACAGGTCATAAGAGTGAGAAGGTTCATGAGCAATACATCAATCCGCATTGCGGTAGCCGGCGCGGGCGGCCGGATGGGGCGCCAGCTTATTCAGGCTGTGGCGCAGTCGGAACAGGCGACGCTGGGCGCCGCGTTAACCCGTACCGATTCGGCATTGTGCGGTGTAGACGCCGGTGAGCTGGCCGGTATCGGTGCCCTGGGTGTAGCGATAAGCGGCGAGCTGGCAGCGGTAAAAGACGACTTTGACATCCTTATCGATTTCACCCGTCCCGACGCCAGCATGGCGTATCTGGCATTCTGCCGTCGGCATCATAAAGGTATCGTTATCGGCACGACCGGCTTCAGCGATGCCCAGAAAGAGGCCATCAGAGCTGAGGCGCAAGAGACGGGCGTTGTTTTCGCCGCCAACTTCAGCGTTGGCGTCAACCTGATGCTCAAGCTGCTGGAAAAGGCGGCGCAGGTGATGGGGGAGGAAGCCGATATTGAAATTATCGAGGCCCATCACCGCCACAAAGTGGATGCTCCCTCGGGCACCGCGCTGGCCATGGGCGAAGCGATAGCCGGCGCGCTCGGGCGCGATCTGGCCCGCTGCGCCGTGTACAGCCGTGAAGGGCACACCGGCGAACGTAAAGCTAAAAGTATCGGTTTCGCCACGGTGCGGGCCGGTGACATTGTGGGTGAGCATACCGCGATGTTTGCCGAGATCGGCGAGCGTCTGGAGATTACCCATAAGGCTTCCAGCAGGATGACGTTTGCCAGCGGGGCAGTTCGTGCCGCCGTTTGGCTTTCTGGCCAGAAAAGGGGTTTTTTTGACATGGTAAATGTGCTTAATCTCGATAAAATTTAACCCATTTTCCGGCAGTCATGCCAAAATTAACGACATATCGTGATGATTTTAATATAAAAAAAATACCGTCGGATGCAGTATTGTTTTTTTTCTGTGTTATTGGCGTTTTATATACTAATAGGCTAAAATGTAGCATTTGACGCTGATTTTTTTGCGGCGTATGGCGGTTTTTTCCGCTAAAGTACCTTTTTAAGCATTCCCTGCCGCGCTGGCGGCAATAAAATGGCGGGCAACCGTTTTCTCGGCCGGTTTTATTCTCTTTTTTAACCTGTTCATGCTGTCATTTCCCTAAAGTAGACGAAAGCAGATAAATATTCTTCCTTTTGGGTAGACAAAGTGCAGGGTCATCTTTAAAATGCGCCCAATTTGCCAAAATTCTACCTTACAGGTGATTTTTGCATTGATTCCCCCCATTTTTAATGAATTAATATGCAAATATAATGACTGAATATTCCTTGGAGGGTGTTTTGATAAAGTCAGCGCTGTTGGTTCTGGAAGACGGAACCCAATTCCACGGTCGGGCCATTGGTGCAGAGGGCACGGCGGTGGGGGAAGTGGTTTTCAATACGTCAATTACCGGTTATCAAGAAATCCTCACTGATCCTTCCTATTCCCGCCAAATCGTCACCCTTACTTATCCCCATATCGGCAATGCCGGCACTAATGAAGCAGACAATGAATCACCCCGCGTGCAGGCGCAGGCGCTGGTGATCCGCGATCTGCCGCTCATCGCCAGCAACTTTCGCGATACGCTGTCGCTGTCGGACTACCTGAAGCAGCAGAATATTGTCGGCATCGCCGATATAGATACCCGTAAGCTGACGCGTTTGCTGCGGGAGAAGGGAGCGCAAAACGGCTGTATTATTGCCGGCGATGCCCCGGACGCGCAGCTGGCGCTGCGTAAAGCCCGTGAATTTC from Sodalis glossinidius str. 'morsitans' includes these protein-coding regions:
- the nhaA gene encoding Na+/H+ antiporter NhaA; this translates as MIAASLRRMITHPAAGGVLLFAAALAAIVMANTDARALYNAIIYFPAQSASATPSHLSLLVLVNDGLMAVFFLAVGLEVKYELLQGALNSRVRAAFPAIAALGGMVAPAVIYSLMTAGTPALRAGWAIPAATDIAFAVGVLALLGTRVPVSLKVFMLALAIIDDLGAIVIIALFYNTALEPLALAAAGAVIGIMALMNRANVRFLSLYLLLGAVLWGCILLSGIHATLAGVVVGGLIPLTLPSTEVSPARALEHWLQPWVVYLILPLFAFANAGISLQGVAPGHLISFLPLGIAAGLVVGKPLGIVLFTAVAVKLRLARLPAGIAFRHIAAAAMLCGIGFTMSIFIANLAFGHDDPETIVLAKVGILSGSVIAALLGYLLLRAILPQPQGSGSVPVGG
- the ileS gene encoding isoleucine--tRNA ligase: MTDYKNTLNLPDTGFPMRGDLAKREPGMLERWYEQDLYGIICQARKGKKTFILHDGPPYANGSIHIGHSVNKILKDIIIKSKGLMGYDSPYVPGWDCHGLPIELKVEQLIGKPGEKVSAAEFRTACRRYAAEQVEGQKKDFIRLGVLGDWEHPYLTMNFATEANIIRALGKIIANGHLHKGAKPVHWCIDCRSALAEAEVEYYDRTSPSIDVAFAADDVRAVAAKFGAADFAGQISLIIWTTTPWTLPANRAIAVHPDFDYQLVEVEGQGYILAADLVDSVMARAGITCWTVLGSAKGSALELLRFRHPFMGFDVPAILGQHVTLDAGTGAVHTAPGHGPDDYVIGQQYGLEVANPVGPDGCYLPGTLPALDGLQVFKANDVVINLLCDSGALLHVEKLQHSYPHCWRHKTSIIFRATPQWFVSMDQRGLRKQSLAEIKDVQWIPGWGQARIETMVANRPDWCISRQRTWGVPMALFVHNETEALHPRTIELMESVAQRVEQDGIQAWWDLDPAEILGDDAAHYHKVPDTLDVWFDSGSTHSSIVAVRPEFEGHAPDMYLEGSDQHRGWFMSSLMISTAMHGKAPYRQVLTHGFTVDGQGRKMSKSVGNVVSPQQVMDKLGADILRLWVASTDYTGEMAVSDEILKRSADAYRRIRNTARFLLANLNGFDPARHSVSPEQMVVLDRWAVGRAQAAQAEIVAAYDSYDFHNVVQRMMQFCSVEMGSFYLDIIKDRQYTTKADSIARRSCQTALYHIIEALVRWMAPIMSFTADEIWGFMPGERAQYVFTEEWYDGLFGLDAAQPLNDAYWQILLQVRSETNKVIEQARADKRIGGSLEARVTLYAEPDLAASLRELGDELYFTLLTSNAVVADYADAGDDAVQCEGLKGLKIALAKAEGEKCPRCWHYETDIGQHADHPEICGRCVTNVAGPGEERKFV
- the ribF gene encoding bifunctional riboflavin kinase/FAD synthetase, with translation MELIRGIHNLQPRHHGCVLTIGNFDGFHRGHQALIAELQAEGRRRGLPVMVMIFEPQPQEHFAGDAAPARLTRLRDKVKYLAAAGVDATVCVTFDKRFAALSARAFVTDLLVKKLGVRFIGVGDDFRFGAWRQGDFALLQQAGKEAGFEVMSTVTYTEGGRRISSTAVRETLAQDRLSEAEMLLGHPYRLSGRVVHGDALGQTIGFPTANVSLKGRQAPINGVYAVEVHGLAERPLPGVANIGTRPTVAGLRQRLEVHLLDVDKNLYGRHIEVVIRAKVRNEQRFASLDDLKRQIANDVVSARDYFGLATPQ
- the fkpB gene encoding FKBP-type peptidyl-prolyl cis-trans isomerase, yielding MTTHVVQPDSSVLLHFDVKLADGQLADSTRRENKLALFRLGDGSLSTELEQALLGLHLGDRKTFSLAPEAAFGPSNPDLIQFYSRRNFIETGVPEVGTIMLFTGINGSEMPGLISDVAEDSITIDFNHPLAGKVVWFDIEVLAIDSQQEATDAHTAG
- the rpsT gene encoding 30S ribosomal protein S20 — translated: MANIKSAKKRAVQSEKRRQHNASRRSMMRTFVKKVYAAIAAGDKEAAQNAFSAMQPIVDRQASKGLIHKNKAARHKSNLTAQINAMQ
- the dnaJ gene encoding molecular chaperone DnaJ, producing MAKSDYYEILGVSRDAEEREIKKAYKRQAMKFHPDRNRGNAEAEAKFKEIKEAYEVLTDAQKRAAYDQYGHAAFEQGGMGGGGASGADFSDIFGDVFGDIFGGGRRQRVSRGADLRYNMELSLEEAVRGVTREIRIPTLEECDVCHGSGAKPGTSAVTCPTCHGQGQVQMRQGFFAIQQTCPTCQGQGKIIKDPCTKCHGHGRVEKSKTLSVKIPAGVDTGDRIRLSGEGEVGEHGAAAGDLYVQVQVCKHPIFEREENNLYCEVPINFAMAALGGEIEVPTLDGRVKLKVPAETQTGKLFRMRGKGVKSVRGGSQGDLLCRVVVETPVKLNERQKQLLRELEESFGGPSGDQNSPRSKSFLDGVKKFFDDLTR
- the lspA gene encoding signal peptidase II; translated protein: MNRTIMSTGLRWLWLALVVLALDLGSKQWVMTHFWLGESVPVIPFINFTYAHNPGAAFSFLADIGGWQRWAFSAIAVVIAVVLLVMMYRSDKRARLSNAAYAMIIGGALGNLFDRMVHGVVIDFIDFYVGNWHWPTFNVADVGICIGAVLIVLEGFCRPAGKTASQKG
- the ispH gene encoding 4-hydroxy-3-methylbut-2-enyl diphosphate reductase; the protein is MRILLANPRGFCAGVDRAISIVERALEIYGAPIYVRHEVVHNRYVVDTLRQRGAIFIEQITEVPDGSILIFSAHGVSQAVRAEARSRDLTVFDATCPLVTKVHMEVARASRKGTEAILIGHTGHPEVEGTMGQYNNPAGGMYLVESPEDVWQLEVKNVDNLCFMTQTTLSVDDTSDVIDALRARFPAIIGPRKDDICYATTNRQEAVRSLAADADVVLVVGSKNSSNSNRLSELAQRVGKPAYLIDSAGDIQESWLQGTQTIGVTAGASAPDILVQQVIERLRLLGAEGAKELIGREENIVFEVPKELRLEVKTVE
- a CDS encoding SMP-30/gluconolactonase/LRE family protein encodes the protein METFFNGPVRPVGPYRAQLGESPVWCNHSPSLLWVNIEQQRLLRYWPTRDVIEQRPFATLFSAALLNERHE